From Sceloporus undulatus isolate JIND9_A2432 ecotype Alabama chromosome 6, SceUnd_v1.1, whole genome shotgun sequence, one genomic window encodes:
- the TNFAIP8L3 gene encoding tumor necrosis factor alpha-induced protein 8-like protein 3, whose product MDSDSGELSDGDLVPSAGPDHFSSKSLALQAQKKILSKMATRTVANMLIDDTSSEIFDELYKVTTEHKKNKKEAHKIMKDLIKVAVKIGILYRNNQFNTEELEIVEKFRKKLNQAAMTIVSFYEVEYTFDKNVLSELLNECKDLVHELVERHLTARSHARINHVFNHFADVEFLTALYSLDGECRPHLKKICDGINKLLDEKVL is encoded by the coding sequence GTCCTGATCATTTCAGTTCCAAGAGCCTTGCACTACAAGCCCAGAAAAAGATCTTAAGCAAAATGGCCACCAGGACAGTGGCCAACATGCTGATTGATGACACCAGCAGCGAAATCTTTGACGAACTGTACAAAGTGACGACAGAGcacaagaaaaacaagaaagaagcGCACAAAATTATGAAGGACTTGATCAAAGTTGCCGTCAAAATTGGAATCCTCTACCGAAACAATCAATTCAACACTGAAGAGTTGGAGATTGTTGAAAAGTTCCGCAAGAAACTGAATCAAGCAGCTATGACTATTGTCAGTTTCTACGAGGTGGAGTATACCTTCGACAAAAATGTTCTTTCTGAACTCCTGAATGAATGCAAAGACCTGGTGCATGAACTTGTAGAGCGGCACCTGACAGCCAGGTCTCATGCACGAATCAACCACGTCTTCAACCATTTTGCAGATGTGGAGTTCCTCACTGCTCTCTATAGCCTTGATGGTGAATGCCGGCCACACCTCAAAAAAATCTGTGATGGAATCAACAAACTCCTTGATGAGAAAGTCCTTTGA